The following proteins are co-located in the Polystyrenella longa genome:
- a CDS encoding two-component system sensor histidine kinase NtrB translates to MFRIRQDPTRKTPALAIIGLLVLSLSALGVSAWIMVDFQREQIIVQELIKNLPPNMTASAEELMGELRWQFRLTILIVINVILTALAVVILWRAYRSSLESLRDIKAQASDILSSMDQAVITTDMQGEITSINERGRQFLQLEDDGIGHRLNEASSQIALEEYRQEMQLPESIEETRDFTLMLEGTLRTLRGFCQPMKNREFQVIGHIIQLRDVTERVLIDERLRRMERYMGLGNLAAGLHHEIKNPLAALSLHVQLLEEQLDQSDASDDIQEMLGVIKTEVMRVGGVLENFRDFASVGHLHYDDVEVQELLDRQLKLIRPQAEQQGVTLKTEFSTEPIPTVEMDRIRLEQVLLNLLLNAIEAMPEGGTISVEVTRMTEPDSVRIEISDTGSGIPVDLQDRIFDPYFTTKSQGTGMGLALCEKIIRQHNGALDFRSSPRGTTFRISLPLKMNHLETTRTEYD, encoded by the coding sequence ATGTTTCGTATTCGTCAGGATCCCACACGTAAAACTCCTGCGCTGGCCATCATTGGTTTGCTGGTTCTCAGTCTTTCTGCGCTGGGCGTCTCGGCCTGGATTATGGTTGATTTTCAGCGAGAACAAATCATAGTCCAGGAGCTGATTAAAAACCTGCCACCCAATATGACAGCCTCGGCCGAAGAACTGATGGGGGAGCTGCGTTGGCAGTTTCGCTTGACGATTCTCATCGTGATCAACGTCATTCTGACTGCCCTGGCTGTAGTGATTCTCTGGCGCGCATATCGCTCTTCTCTGGAATCACTTCGAGACATCAAGGCCCAGGCATCAGATATTCTCAGTAGCATGGATCAGGCGGTGATCACGACCGACATGCAAGGTGAAATCACCAGTATCAATGAGCGTGGCCGACAGTTCTTGCAGCTGGAAGATGATGGCATTGGACATCGGTTGAATGAGGCTTCCTCGCAGATCGCGCTGGAAGAATATCGGCAGGAAATGCAGCTTCCAGAGAGCATTGAGGAGACCCGCGACTTTACTTTAATGTTGGAAGGAACCCTTCGTACCTTGCGGGGGTTCTGTCAGCCGATGAAGAATCGAGAGTTTCAAGTCATCGGTCATATCATTCAATTGAGGGACGTTACCGAACGTGTTCTGATCGATGAACGGTTGCGACGCATGGAACGATACATGGGTCTAGGAAATCTGGCTGCCGGCTTACATCATGAAATTAAAAATCCACTCGCGGCGTTGTCACTCCATGTACAACTTCTGGAAGAGCAACTCGATCAATCCGATGCTTCCGACGACATTCAGGAAATGCTGGGCGTGATAAAAACAGAAGTCATGCGCGTGGGGGGCGTGCTGGAAAACTTCCGAGATTTTGCGTCCGTTGGCCATTTGCATTACGATGACGTCGAAGTGCAGGAGTTACTCGATCGGCAACTCAAACTGATTCGACCTCAGGCGGAACAGCAGGGGGTCACTTTGAAAACCGAATTTTCCACGGAGCCAATACCGACCGTCGAGATGGATCGTATTCGTCTGGAGCAGGTGCTCTTAAATCTCTTGCTGAATGCGATCGAAGCCATGCCGGAAGGGGGAACCATTTCCGTCGAGGTGACACGCATGACAGAGCCCGATTCCGTGCGGATCGAAATCAGCGATACCGGGTCAGGAATCCCTGTTGATTTGCAGGATCGTATCTTCGATCCCTATTTTACGACGAAAAGTCAGGGAACTGGCATGGGATTGGCTTTATGTGAGAAAATCATTCGCCAACACAATGGTGCCCTCGATTTTCGAAGTTCTCCACGTGGGACAACATTTCGAATCAGCTTACCACTGAAAATGAACCACTTAGAAACGACCCGGACTGAATATGACTGA
- a CDS encoding DUF2309 domain-containing protein — MTSTTQDNHFTTESDVRPHRLADLQHQIEHAAHLLPSQGPITAFVHHNTLHAFEQRPFEEGIRKGGELWNCHAYLSEEKYREEFERDRIRTSDLEAVLREELKEEADQPLIASVMRFELRLAMLRNRLYDGDPAELNWVIAETDALRQFRSDVPNATRTHLIESTRHWIMRDRKEVFSVGNKANLLSENMGRFTQRSMEHWTDKNWESFLLNSLWNICYSGVKNVEKQLAHAPLPEIHLPRHRNLLLEATGEDTDLRVHDLLIRFCSAFLDQGFADWHLPHRERGIYKSFLQLYGKPFAPPVDWYQNLQRESSRLLEENLDPLESIEESLQLLGVREEEREEFLTQSVVALRGWFGMVWQMETEAEWMPHPAPKGSLVELLAIRLMLDRLAIEEVSREQLHFEGPLNEVRTDALKRISRLDPDQVIQKAFVVFQLAQVCGWKPEDLYQFNDSQWLILLREIDAFSSFERRRLFHQAYERRYRNDTLDALINHRRKRKESETTKEDQKASFQILCCIDDREESFRRHLEEVEPACETFGLAGFYGVAMYYRGSSDAHYKPLCPNTIKPKHYVEETPLYSLQQEDRRRAETRRRIGLLTHQTHRGSRSLLGGLLTGLMGSLAAFPLVARILFPRSTAQFRKLYGKMVETRFTELRLERAPQDSTDDGHTHGYTIEEMANIVEGGMRAIGLTSSMRYSDLIIICGHGSGSINNPHESAYNCGACSGSRGGPNARAFAKMANDNRVREILKQRDFLIPAGTLYVGCYHNTCDDSITWFDLDAIPVGHRKNFEHARDQINVARKRNAHERCRRFESAELDSSFEEALKHVETRAQDLSQVRPEYNHATNALTFVGRREWSRGLFVDRRAFLSSYDPSTDDAEGHILERSLQAVIPVCAGISLEYYFSTVDVEGYGCGSKLPHNVASLLGVMSGASSDLRPGLSAQMVEIHEPMRNLFVIESTVEVMSRIIEENAGIKQLVNGGWVQLAIFEPETGRIQHYRDHQFTDYQPESTDLPTVDSSCKWYRGWRDHLGFASISAPPSQTTVS, encoded by the coding sequence GTGACATCCACTACTCAGGACAATCATTTCACGACCGAGTCCGATGTTCGACCTCATCGACTGGCCGATCTTCAACATCAAATTGAACATGCAGCACACCTGCTTCCGTCGCAAGGACCCATCACCGCTTTCGTTCACCACAATACTCTTCACGCTTTTGAACAGCGTCCCTTCGAAGAAGGAATCCGTAAAGGGGGCGAACTCTGGAACTGCCACGCGTACTTATCCGAAGAAAAGTATCGGGAAGAATTCGAGAGAGATCGAATTCGCACGAGTGATCTCGAAGCCGTCCTAAGGGAGGAACTGAAGGAAGAAGCAGACCAACCCTTAATTGCTTCCGTGATGCGGTTTGAGCTTCGACTGGCGATGTTACGGAACCGTCTCTACGACGGAGACCCAGCCGAGCTGAACTGGGTGATCGCGGAAACCGATGCATTACGACAGTTCCGATCAGACGTACCGAACGCCACACGGACGCATCTGATTGAATCAACCCGTCATTGGATCATGCGGGATCGTAAAGAAGTCTTCAGTGTGGGCAATAAGGCGAACTTGCTCTCGGAAAATATGGGTCGGTTCACGCAACGTAGCATGGAACATTGGACGGACAAGAACTGGGAATCTTTTCTGTTGAACTCGTTGTGGAATATCTGTTACTCCGGTGTAAAAAATGTAGAAAAACAACTGGCGCACGCACCTCTACCAGAGATCCATCTGCCTCGTCATCGCAATTTACTGCTGGAGGCCACCGGAGAAGACACTGATCTTCGAGTACATGATCTGTTAATTCGATTCTGCTCAGCATTTCTTGACCAGGGATTTGCTGACTGGCATCTTCCCCATCGTGAGCGGGGTATCTACAAATCATTTTTACAGCTGTACGGTAAACCCTTTGCACCTCCAGTCGACTGGTATCAGAATCTACAGCGGGAATCTTCGAGATTACTCGAAGAGAATCTGGATCCCCTCGAATCAATCGAAGAATCGCTCCAACTGCTGGGCGTTAGAGAGGAGGAACGAGAAGAGTTCCTTACTCAATCTGTCGTCGCTTTGCGGGGTTGGTTCGGGATGGTGTGGCAGATGGAAACAGAAGCTGAATGGATGCCGCACCCGGCCCCCAAAGGCAGTCTGGTGGAACTGCTGGCGATCCGCTTGATGCTCGATCGACTTGCCATTGAAGAGGTTTCCAGAGAACAGCTGCACTTTGAGGGTCCTTTGAATGAAGTCCGAACCGACGCTCTAAAACGAATTTCTCGACTTGACCCCGACCAGGTGATACAGAAAGCATTCGTGGTTTTCCAACTCGCTCAGGTCTGTGGCTGGAAACCGGAAGACCTGTACCAGTTCAACGATTCGCAATGGTTGATTCTCTTAAGAGAGATCGATGCTTTTTCAAGTTTTGAACGACGCCGCCTGTTTCATCAAGCCTACGAGCGTCGTTACCGCAACGATACATTAGACGCGTTGATCAATCACCGGCGTAAACGGAAAGAATCAGAAACAACAAAAGAAGACCAGAAAGCGTCCTTCCAGATTTTGTGTTGTATTGACGACCGTGAAGAATCATTCCGACGACATCTTGAAGAAGTCGAACCAGCCTGTGAGACATTCGGACTCGCGGGATTTTATGGCGTCGCCATGTATTACCGTGGTTCATCCGATGCCCATTACAAGCCACTTTGTCCAAACACCATCAAGCCCAAACATTATGTGGAAGAGACTCCGCTGTACTCGTTACAGCAGGAAGATCGTCGTCGTGCGGAAACTCGCCGCCGGATTGGCCTGCTGACTCACCAGACCCACCGGGGCTCACGTTCACTTCTTGGTGGCTTGCTTACTGGCCTGATGGGATCTCTCGCCGCGTTTCCACTCGTCGCTCGTATCCTGTTCCCCAGAAGCACTGCTCAGTTCCGCAAGCTGTATGGAAAAATGGTCGAAACGAGGTTCACGGAACTACGATTAGAACGGGCCCCTCAAGACTCGACAGATGATGGCCATACTCATGGTTACACGATTGAGGAGATGGCAAATATCGTTGAAGGCGGCATGAGGGCCATCGGCTTAACCAGTTCAATGCGATATTCCGACCTGATCATCATCTGCGGTCACGGCTCCGGTAGCATCAACAACCCTCATGAATCGGCCTATAACTGCGGAGCTTGCAGCGGTAGCCGGGGCGGTCCGAATGCCCGCGCCTTCGCCAAGATGGCCAACGACAACAGGGTCCGAGAAATTCTGAAACAACGTGACTTCCTGATCCCTGCTGGCACACTGTACGTCGGCTGTTACCACAACACGTGTGACGATTCCATTACCTGGTTCGATCTGGACGCCATTCCCGTGGGTCATCGAAAAAATTTCGAACATGCTCGCGATCAGATCAACGTGGCTCGCAAACGGAATGCACACGAACGTTGTCGCCGCTTTGAATCGGCCGAACTCGATAGCTCCTTTGAAGAAGCATTAAAGCATGTCGAAACCCGGGCACAGGACCTGTCTCAGGTTCGTCCTGAATATAACCATGCGACGAACGCCCTGACCTTCGTTGGAAGAAGAGAGTGGAGTCGCGGTCTGTTTGTCGACCGCCGGGCATTCCTCTCTTCCTATGACCCATCCACCGACGATGCCGAAGGACACATTCTGGAGCGGAGTTTGCAGGCCGTGATTCCTGTTTGTGCCGGTATCAGCCTGGAATATTACTTCTCCACAGTGGACGTCGAAGGTTATGGCTGTGGTTCCAAACTACCGCATAATGTCGCCTCACTCCTCGGGGTGATGTCGGGAGCTTCCAGCGATTTACGTCCCGGGCTGTCGGCCCAGATGGTTGAAATCCACGAACCGATGCGAAATCTCTTCGTCATTGAATCGACCGTAGAAGTCATGTCACGGATTATCGAGGAGAACGCAGGAATCAAACAACTCGTCAACGGAGGTTGGGTACAGCTGGCAATATTCGAACCAGAGACCGGTCGAATTCAGCACTACCGCGATCATCAATTTACTGACTACCAACCGGAGTCGACCGACCTTCCGACGGTCGATTCTTCCTGCAAGTGGTATCGAGGCTGGCGAGATCATCTCGGCTTCGCGTCGATTTCCGCTCCACCATCGCAGACAACCGTTTCCTGA
- a CDS encoding proton-conducting transporter transmembrane domain-containing protein produces MTLDLLLQIFGTCVIACPAILLFVFGLSTLLGFPLSERVLSRLTEVCVLFGLFSAVSVLALMLLYDLRHVPIEIGNWVLIDEEHFHFNLKFVFDRLSVPFVILTYVLCGTIGAFTSRYLHREPGFNRFFNFYALFMLGMVVSSLAGTIESLFLGWELVGLSSALLVAFFHERVNPIRNGLRVWSVYRIADAAFLVAAITLHHLTGAGDFESLMGTGPWPEGTANISESHALIVGLLLLVAAAGKSALVPFSEWLPRAMEGPTPSSAVFYGSLSVHLGAFLLLRVSPLLEVSPILSGAVILIGLLSAIYGAITARVQSDVKSALAFASLTQVGIIVVEIGLGFRYLALIHIIGHACLRTLQLLRAPSLLQDYHEMENAIGSHLPREQSFWHRFTTEKTRYWFYRYSLERGFLDTLLFAYLVRPFTLFFQWCDSLERRWTDFLSGGDSRESEELRPQPFSPEDYL; encoded by the coding sequence ATGACCCTCGATTTACTGTTACAAATATTCGGAACCTGCGTTATCGCCTGTCCTGCGATACTGCTGTTCGTGTTTGGTCTGTCGACATTGCTCGGTTTTCCACTCAGCGAAAGAGTACTGTCACGTCTGACTGAAGTCTGTGTTTTATTCGGGCTATTTTCGGCCGTCTCTGTCTTAGCTTTAATGTTGCTGTACGACTTGCGGCATGTTCCGATCGAAATTGGAAACTGGGTCCTGATTGATGAGGAACATTTCCATTTCAATCTGAAATTCGTCTTCGACCGACTCTCCGTTCCCTTTGTGATTCTGACCTACGTGCTCTGCGGTACGATTGGGGCATTCACTTCTCGTTACTTACATCGTGAGCCCGGTTTCAATCGTTTCTTCAACTTCTACGCCCTGTTCATGCTGGGCATGGTTGTCTCCTCGTTGGCTGGGACGATTGAATCGTTATTTCTGGGTTGGGAACTGGTCGGTCTGTCCTCTGCACTCCTGGTCGCCTTCTTTCATGAACGAGTCAACCCGATACGGAATGGATTGCGGGTCTGGTCCGTTTATCGAATCGCCGATGCCGCCTTCCTGGTCGCCGCGATTACCTTACATCACCTTACGGGAGCAGGCGACTTCGAGAGCCTGATGGGAACGGGCCCCTGGCCGGAAGGGACGGCAAACATCTCCGAGTCGCACGCCCTCATCGTGGGCCTGTTGTTACTGGTCGCCGCTGCTGGAAAATCGGCTCTCGTTCCCTTTTCCGAATGGCTACCGCGAGCGATGGAAGGCCCGACACCTTCGAGTGCCGTCTTCTACGGTTCCCTATCCGTTCATTTGGGAGCGTTTCTACTGTTGCGTGTCAGCCCCTTGCTGGAAGTCTCTCCGATTCTGAGTGGAGCGGTCATTTTGATTGGACTGCTTTCCGCAATTTATGGAGCCATCACAGCCCGGGTTCAATCCGATGTCAAAAGTGCCCTCGCATTTGCTTCGTTAACTCAGGTCGGCATTATTGTTGTCGAAATCGGACTCGGCTTCCGTTATCTGGCGTTGATCCACATCATTGGCCATGCCTGTTTACGAACGTTGCAATTACTGCGAGCTCCTTCTTTGCTTCAGGATTATCACGAAATGGAAAACGCGATTGGATCGCATCTTCCCCGTGAACAGTCGTTCTGGCATCGCTTTACAACGGAAAAGACCCGTTACTGGTTTTATCGATACTCTTTAGAGCGAGGTTTTCTCGACACGCTGTTGTTCGCGTATCTGGTCCGTCCTTTCACTCTTTTTTTCCAGTGGTGTGATTCGCTCGAACGTCGATGGACAGATTTCCTTTCTGGTGGAGACTCGCGGGAATCCGAGGAGTTAAGACCGCAGCCCTTTTCACCGGAGGACTACCTATGA
- a CDS encoding proton-conducting transporter transmembrane domain-containing protein: protein MPELHLPWLELSILLPLLGACWLCTIRNPERARRFSIAITAITFVFSCGEWIDFISLKTYEAHDHWDLISTLFGRNIFVVDELSAPLLPLGALLYFMTVLSTLRTKVNRFSFSWTLFSECILLATLSCREPWGVIALLSVATIPPWVEMKSRSRSTRAYTLHMSLFVVLMIVGQLTLDLSTSVFMTTVAGAILTAAALVRTGVLPLHCWITDLFEKVTFGTALLYVTPMTGAYLVMRLILPIAPDWALQSIAVVSLVTAVYAGGMALIQQEARRFFCYLFLSHSSLVLVGLELATSVGLTGALCVWLSVGLSLAGFGLTLRCVEARRGRISLAEYQGLYEHTPILAAFFMITGLASIGFPGTIGFIGTELLIEGAVDVYPLVGTFVVIAAALNGIAILSAYFRIFTGNTITTTLTLKARPAERIAVLVLAALILGGGLYPQPGVESRYHAAKSLMTRRQENLNRQTQITNDWEQAPTQQDYQNRLTHENRPAISTMLITP from the coding sequence ATGCCCGAACTCCATCTACCCTGGCTCGAACTATCAATCCTGCTGCCACTCCTGGGTGCCTGCTGGCTCTGCACGATTCGTAATCCGGAACGTGCACGACGTTTCAGTATTGCTATCACCGCAATTACGTTTGTTTTTTCTTGCGGAGAATGGATCGATTTTATCAGTCTGAAAACGTACGAAGCCCACGATCACTGGGATTTGATTTCGACCTTGTTTGGCCGCAACATCTTTGTCGTCGACGAGTTGAGTGCTCCCCTGTTACCGCTGGGGGCGTTGCTGTACTTCATGACGGTCCTGTCGACCTTACGTACTAAAGTAAACCGGTTCTCGTTTTCCTGGACACTCTTTTCTGAATGTATTCTTCTCGCGACATTAAGCTGCCGCGAACCTTGGGGCGTGATTGCACTCCTCTCCGTCGCCACGATTCCTCCGTGGGTTGAAATGAAATCTCGTTCACGATCCACCCGTGCTTATACATTGCATATGAGTCTGTTTGTCGTCCTGATGATCGTTGGTCAACTCACGCTCGATCTATCGACGAGCGTCTTCATGACAACAGTTGCCGGAGCCATTCTGACTGCCGCAGCCTTGGTACGAACTGGCGTATTGCCGCTGCATTGCTGGATCACCGACCTGTTTGAAAAAGTGACCTTCGGAACCGCTCTGCTCTACGTCACTCCCATGACGGGGGCTTACCTGGTGATGCGTCTTATTCTGCCAATCGCCCCTGACTGGGCGTTACAGAGTATCGCCGTAGTCTCGCTGGTAACTGCGGTCTACGCCGGAGGAATGGCGTTGATCCAACAGGAAGCCCGCCGGTTCTTCTGTTATTTGTTTCTCAGCCACTCCTCGCTGGTCCTTGTCGGATTGGAACTGGCGACATCTGTAGGATTAACGGGGGCACTGTGTGTCTGGTTGTCAGTCGGATTATCCTTGGCTGGCTTTGGACTGACCTTACGCTGCGTCGAAGCCCGACGTGGTCGAATTTCACTTGCTGAATACCAGGGGTTATACGAACACACGCCCATCCTGGCCGCCTTCTTCATGATCACAGGTCTCGCCTCCATCGGCTTTCCCGGAACCATCGGCTTCATCGGTACCGAACTTCTGATCGAAGGAGCCGTCGACGTTTACCCTCTCGTAGGTACGTTCGTCGTGATCGCCGCCGCATTGAATGGCATCGCGATTCTCTCTGCCTACTTCCGCATATTCACAGGTAACACGATTACGACAACTCTAACATTGAAAGCAAGACCGGCTGAGCGAATTGCGGTGCTTGTATTAGCGGCGCTCATTCTGGGAGGCGGCCTGTACCCGCAGCCGGGTGTCGAATCCCGGTATCACGCGGCGAAATCGTTAATGACTCGGCGCCAGGAAAATCTGAATCGACAAACACAAATCACTAACGACTGGGAACAGGCTCCCACTCAACAGGACTATCAAAACAGACTCACCCACGAAAACCGTCCCGCAATCTCCACCATGTTAATTACTCCTTGA
- a CDS encoding SulP family inorganic anion transporter has protein sequence MPTTSNNGQPKPKGNAAGFSQYFMKDLISGFLVFLIALPLCLGIASASGFPPIAGIFTAIIGALVTTFISNSELTIKGPAAGLIVIVIGCIEEFGGNGMTGGWTEADAMAYKAALAVGVVAAIFQILFGIFRAGILGEFFPASAVHGMLAAIGVIIIVKQIPVALGVAASGSPLHMMQEIPTYFTQMNPAIAAIGLTSIAIMFLWPLAGKQVSGLKKVPSPIIVLAVAIPMGMYFNLTSEHDYVLGSNTYHLDDHFLVDMPGEMFGMMKDITFPDFTALKQPFAWKWVFMFFIIGSLESLLSAKAVDLLDPWKRKTNLDRDMLAVGVGNCCAAFVGGLPMISEIVRSRANIDNGARTRFADMWHGLFLLLCVAFIPMFLHLIPNAALAAMLVYTGTRLAHPTEFMNVYRIGKEQLLIFVTTLVAVLATDLLIGIIIGILLKMTIHVLNGVALNSLFKPFLEVQNVDENTSLIVAHQSAVFSNWIPFRRQIEQIGLVQRRNLIIDVSNAKLVDHSVMEKLEEMEQTFEQEGLHFEVRGLDTLQPFTENAHAARKRGLATVKRITVVADESLREMLENEFVRCGATGYTTFPCTGKGLTQLVNDDDSNPNQYRIEVIVPFAVCETILGYLRTEVLPKYHVTTCVETVEVVKANQFAPVTQEIQVELITPHS, from the coding sequence ATGCCCACGACGTCAAACAATGGTCAACCGAAACCTAAGGGAAATGCTGCCGGTTTTTCTCAGTACTTCATGAAAGATCTCATTTCCGGTTTTCTGGTTTTCCTGATCGCTCTCCCGTTATGCCTGGGGATCGCTTCCGCAAGTGGGTTTCCTCCCATTGCCGGTATCTTTACGGCGATCATTGGGGCTTTAGTCACCACCTTCATCAGTAACAGCGAACTCACCATCAAAGGGCCTGCGGCTGGTTTGATTGTGATCGTCATCGGTTGCATCGAGGAGTTCGGTGGCAATGGTATGACGGGCGGTTGGACGGAAGCGGATGCAATGGCTTACAAAGCCGCCTTGGCTGTCGGTGTGGTCGCGGCCATATTCCAGATTCTGTTTGGCATCTTTCGGGCAGGAATTCTTGGCGAATTCTTCCCCGCCTCCGCCGTGCACGGCATGCTGGCCGCCATTGGCGTCATCATCATTGTCAAACAGATTCCAGTCGCACTGGGTGTAGCCGCTTCGGGTTCGCCCTTGCATATGATGCAAGAAATACCGACGTACTTTACTCAGATGAATCCGGCCATTGCCGCGATCGGTCTCACGAGTATTGCCATCATGTTTCTCTGGCCGTTAGCCGGTAAACAAGTTAGCGGTTTAAAAAAGGTCCCCAGCCCGATCATCGTATTGGCTGTCGCAATCCCCATGGGAATGTATTTCAACCTGACCAGCGAACATGACTACGTCTTGGGAAGCAATACCTATCACCTGGACGATCATTTCCTCGTTGACATGCCGGGTGAGATGTTCGGCATGATGAAGGACATTACCTTTCCAGACTTCACTGCGTTAAAGCAGCCCTTCGCCTGGAAATGGGTCTTCATGTTTTTCATCATCGGTAGTCTTGAATCTCTCCTGAGTGCCAAGGCTGTCGATTTACTCGACCCCTGGAAACGAAAAACAAACCTGGACCGAGACATGCTCGCGGTGGGCGTGGGTAACTGCTGTGCCGCGTTCGTCGGTGGTCTTCCCATGATCTCCGAGATTGTTCGATCCCGGGCCAATATCGACAACGGTGCCCGCACCCGCTTCGCCGATATGTGGCACGGGCTCTTCCTGCTGCTCTGTGTGGCCTTTATCCCCATGTTCTTACACCTGATTCCCAACGCCGCCCTCGCTGCGATGCTGGTCTACACAGGAACTCGACTTGCCCATCCGACCGAGTTCATGAACGTCTATCGAATCGGAAAAGAACAGCTGTTGATTTTCGTCACTACACTGGTGGCGGTACTGGCGACCGACCTGCTTATCGGGATCATTATCGGAATTTTACTCAAAATGACCATTCATGTTCTCAATGGAGTCGCTTTGAACTCACTCTTCAAACCGTTTCTTGAAGTGCAGAATGTGGATGAAAACACGAGCCTGATTGTCGCCCATCAGTCGGCTGTCTTCAGCAACTGGATTCCCTTCCGCCGTCAGATTGAACAGATTGGCCTGGTACAACGGCGAAACCTGATCATCGATGTCTCCAATGCTAAACTGGTTGATCATAGCGTCATGGAAAAACTGGAGGAAATGGAACAAACATTCGAGCAGGAAGGTCTTCACTTCGAAGTCCGAGGTCTCGACACACTCCAACCTTTCACTGAAAACGCGCACGCCGCTCGCAAGCGAGGCTTGGCAACCGTTAAACGGATTACCGTAGTAGCGGATGAGTCACTACGGGAAATGCTGGAGAACGAGTTCGTCCGTTGCGGAGCGACCGGTTACACCACGTTCCCCTGCACCGGAAAAGGGCTGACGCAACTCGTTAACGATGACGACTCTAATCCGAACCAGTATCGAATCGAAGTGATTGTGCCTTTCGCCGTTTGCGAAACAATTCTCGGATATCTGCGAACGGAAGTTTTGCCGAAATACCACGTTACCACTTGTGTCGAGACGGTAGAGGTCGTGAAGGCGAACCAGTTCGCACCCGTCACACAAGAGATTCAAGTGGAGTTAATTACTCCACACAGCTAA
- the aroE gene encoding shikimate dehydrogenase yields the protein MSEPLNFKQEITCVFGHPVAENPTQAMIEAAFQHHNLEWRYLTIEVYPQDLEAAVAGMRAMNFRGGNLTIPHKVEVIQYLDRVSEAVSVMGAVNCIIRDGDELVGDNTDGKGFVESLKSVTNPKGKSIVMFGAGGAARAMAVETAFAGVTKITIVNRSVERGEALAKLINDKTDCAAEFVKWDGDYQVPAGTDIVINSTSIGLYPDVDAKVAVDLSTLTPEMVVADVIPNPPRTWLMKEAEKIGCTTLDGLGMLVNQGVIGFKLWTGVDPDTSVMRKALEDVFEA from the coding sequence ATGTCGGAACCCCTTAATTTCAAACAGGAAATAACCTGCGTCTTCGGTCATCCTGTCGCGGAAAACCCCACGCAAGCGATGATTGAAGCCGCATTCCAGCATCACAACCTGGAATGGCGATACCTGACGATCGAAGTTTACCCTCAAGATCTCGAAGCCGCCGTGGCCGGGATGAGGGCGATGAACTTTCGGGGGGGGAATTTGACTATTCCACATAAGGTCGAAGTGATTCAGTACCTGGACCGGGTCAGTGAAGCCGTTTCTGTGATGGGAGCGGTGAACTGCATCATTCGAGATGGGGATGAACTTGTCGGCGACAATACTGATGGGAAAGGGTTCGTCGAATCGCTGAAGTCGGTGACGAATCCGAAGGGCAAATCAATCGTAATGTTCGGTGCGGGCGGAGCGGCCCGCGCGATGGCGGTGGAAACCGCGTTCGCAGGGGTCACGAAAATCACCATCGTGAATCGCTCTGTAGAACGAGGCGAAGCACTCGCCAAACTGATCAACGATAAAACCGACTGTGCAGCGGAATTCGTCAAGTGGGACGGGGACTATCAGGTTCCCGCTGGGACGGATATCGTGATTAACTCGACTTCGATCGGCCTCTATCCTGATGTCGATGCCAAAGTTGCTGTGGATCTTTCGACGCTCACTCCAGAGATGGTCGTTGCCGATGTCATTCCCAATCCTCCGCGAACCTGGCTGATGAAAGAAGCCGAAAAGATCGGCTGCACCACGCTTGATGGTCTTGGCATGCTGGTCAATCAGGGTGTCATCGGATTCAAGCTCTGGACGGGAGTAGATCCGGACACCAGCGTCATGCGGAAAGCGTTGGAAGACGTCTTCGAGGCGTAA